From the Exiguobacterium marinum DSM 16307 genome, the window AACGGGTCCGCTTCGGCTCCACCAACGATTGTATACGTCTCGTCTTCATTGTCTTCTTGAATGAAGAACGTCACTGTCTTACCGATAGAGACAACCGAGTTATCCCCTGCGTCATCTTGAATGATGACCGCATTGCGGAGCATCTCTTCTAGTTGTGCGATTCGTCCCTCGACCATCGCTTGTTCTTCTTTTGCCGCGTCATATTCCGCGTTCTCTGACAAATCACCGAAATCACGAGCAATCTTAATATTTTCAACGACTTCTTTACGGCGCACCGTCTTCAGTTCGTTTAATTCATTCTCGATTTTCGCTTTTCCGTCTAACGTCATATAGTGTTGTTTTTCAGCCATTTCTGTCACTCCTTCATTGTCTCCTAGTATATTACAGCTAGGGGTGAATTGAAAACGATTTATTTCCTCACGCGCGATTGCGCTCAGTGAGCACCCAACGGATTTTTGTCACGAGTAAATCAATCGCGACAAAGTTTTCTCCGCCTTCAGGAACGATGATGTCCGCGTACCGCTTCGTCGGTTCACAGAATTGCAAATGCATCGGACGTACGACGTTCGTATACTGTGCCACGACTGAATCAATCGAGCGTCCACGTTCATTAATATCACGTTGCATTCGTCGTAAAATTCGAACGTCCGCATCTGTGTCCACGAAGACTTTAATATCCATTAAATCACGTAAACGGGCATCTTCGAGCGCCAATATGCCTTCTACGATGACGACATCGACCGGCTCGATCAAAATCGTCTCGTCCGACCGTGTATGGGCCGCATAATCATATACTGGTTTCTCGACTGCCTGATGCTGTTGTAACTGTTGGATATGTTCGATTAACAAATCGTTATCAAAGGCGAAGGGGTGGTCGTAGTTCGTTTTGTACCGTTCCTCCATTGTCATCTCTGATTGATCCTTATAATACGCGTCTTGCTCAATCATGACGACCGATTGACCTTGAAACGCATCGACGAGCGCGCGGGCCACGGTCGTTTTTCCAGATCCGGTCCCCCCGGCCACGCCAATAATGACGGGTTTATGTTGCATCAAAGTTAAGTCCTCCTCATCGTAATTTACGACTGATTGCTAGGCCATCACCAAGGGGCAAAATTGCAGTATGATAATCGGTCCGTGCCATCAATTGCTCAGTAAATTGTTTTACAAGACGGACAAGCCGGCGTCTTCGACGATCAAGTACTGATACGTCTTCAAGCAGGACGTCTCCTCTCAAAAACAAATTATCGCTGTAAATCGTACCACCAATTGGTACTAAAGCGCCATACCCATCAAAAAATTTTTGATATTGTCCTTTCGCCGCATCAATAAATACCGCATCGAACTCCCCTTCAACCGAACCAATCAATTCGACAGCATCACCATGAATGAGCGTGATACGATCACGGACATCTGATCGCTTGATGAAGCCCGTCGCTTCTTCAAACCGGCGAGCATTCCGCTCAATTGTGACGATTTCCGCATCCGGCAACAACTCCGCCATGCGAATGGCACTATAGCCGATCGCCGTCCCTACTTCGAGGATTCGAGCCGGTCGTTGCATCGCCAGTAACGAGAGAAGCACTTCAGAACCTGTCAGATCCATAATCGGAACATGGTGAACGCGCGCGAATGCCTCCATCTCCGTCAACAGCGGGGAGCGGTCATTAATCAATTTTTCTACATATCCTTCATAGGATGCATGGTCCACTCGTCCCACCTCTTCACTCTCTTCATTCAAACGACCGGAAGCAGATGCTTCCGGTCGTCCCATCAATTACTGTTTGCTTCTTCAAACGCTTCCCATTCGGAACGGTACTTATTGACGTTTTGTTGGTGGTCCTCATAGTTGACTTCGAACAAGACTTCACCATTCGGGAACCCTTCACGTGGAGGGCGTGCGTAGAAGTAAATGTTCTCTGTATCGTTCGGGTTGAGCACTGCCTCAAAGGCGTCACGGCTCACGGCCGCAATCGGTCCAACTGGAATGCCTTCATAACGATACGTATTATATAAGGAATCGTTCTCCAAGTCAGCGAACGAAGTGAAAATTGATGTTTCTCCTGTACCGTACCAAACGGTCGGGTCAGATTGTAATCTCATTCCGTCGCTTAAACGATTCTCGAAGACACCGGCGATTTCTTTTCTGTCTTCCGTCGACACGGCCTCTTTCTCGACAACGGATGCAAGAGAGAGCGTCTCGTGGAACGTACGTCCTGAATCAGCTAAACGACCTTTGTATTCTTGATACATACTTTCAGTCGGCAATAACATCTCATCGATAATTTCGTTGAGCGTCACCCCTTTATTAAATTCATATGTGGCTGGGAACAGGTATCCTTCAAGCGGATGATAGATGCCGTCCTGCAACACTTCCTCCGTCAACATTTCGTGCTCATTCACGAGAGACTGAATGTATTCACGGTCACTCAATTGTTCTGATATTTCTTCTTTCGGAATCTCGGCGACTTTCGCAAGTCGCGCAATCACCTGGTCGATTGTGAATCCTTCCGGAATGACAAGCTTGATATCAGGGACCACAATGACTTTACCTGTTTGCAACGTTTCAATCAACTCATCGATTGATTGTGACGGAGATAGCGTGTACGTCCCCGCCTGAAACGAAGATTCATTTTTAAAGCGTGTATAGAAACGGAAAATCGTGCTACTCCTTACAAGCCCATTCTCTTCAAGTAATTCACCAATGTATCCCGAACCAGCTCCGAGTGGGACTTCGACCTCGACCGTTTCCGTCGATGTCGGGTCAATCGGTTCGACAGAGCGCTTCACAAATACATATGCGAGAGCAGATCCTGTGGCGATGACGAGAAGGAAGATCGCAAGGATGACAACCGTGATACGGCGAACGATTCGGTTGCGGGCACGTTTCTCATCTGACATAGATGGATGATTCATGCATTTCTCCCCTGTTCTTTTTAAAAAGAGAGGCGACGAGGGATGATCCCTAGCCGCCCGTCCCCTATTTAGTCTAGACCGACTTCGTCGCTGACGATATCGAATGCTTCCATAACCTCGTCAAAGTCTTCATCGTCTTCGACAAGCTTCAAGATGAATTCGCCATCTTCAAGTTCTTCAATTTCAAATGCATATACTTCGATTGTGTCTTCATCTTCTGTTTCCGGAGCGCCGACCGGCTCAAGCACGACGAATGTCTTTTTCGTGCGGTCGCTTGTCATACGGAAAATTTCTGCAAATAAATGCTCGTCTCCATTTTCATCTGGAATACGGTACATTTCTTCTTCACGACGGATTTCTGCCATGAGAGATTCCTCCTTTAATTCCCGGAACGATCCAGGTAGTTTTGTAAAATCATCACGGCCGCCATTTTGTCGATGACCGCTTTTCTCTTTTTGCGGCTGACATCTGCTGAAATGAGCATCCGTTCCGCCTGCATCGTCGTCAATCGTTCGTCCACCAACACACTCGGAAGACCAGTCTGTTCAGTGAGGGCTTCAGCAAATGCTTCTGACGCCTCTCCACGAGGACCGATTGTTCCGTTCATGTTTTTCGGGTGACCGACAACAACTTCTTTCACATCGTACTGTTCGATAATCGGACGAAGGAGACGAACGGCCTCTTCAAAGTCAGGTTCAGTCCAGTAGACCGTCTCCACACCTTGTGCCGTCCATCCCATTAGGTCACTTACCGCGACACCAATTGTTTTCGAACCGACATCGAGTCCCATGACTCGCTTCATATTAACCCTCTCTACGATCGTTCAAATACGATTTGACCAACTCTTCGAGTAGTTCGTCCCGCTCAATTTTGCGAATCAAGTTTCGCGCATCATTATGACGTGGAATGTAGGCAGGGTCACCTGACAATAAGTATCCCACGATTTGATTGATCGGTTGATATCCTTTTTCCTCGAGTGCTTGATATACCGTAATCAGCGTTTCGCGTGTGTTAGCACGTTGATCATCTTCTGGAAAATTGAATTGCATCGTGCGATCCATTTGGCTCACAAGAATCCACCTCTTTCCGTTTGCACTTCACACTCTATTATGCCAGTGATTGGACATAATGTGAAGCAAACTTCAATGCTTCATCTAGTTTTGTTACATCGCGCCCTCCGGCTTGCGCCATGTCTGGACGACCGCCACCGCCGCCACCGCAACGTGTCGCAACTTCTTTAATGAGTTTTCCGGCATGGAAGCCTCGGTCATTCAAGTCTTTCGTCACGCCCGCGACGAGGTTGACTTTGTCTCCGTTCGCAGACCCAAGGATGATCACGGCAGAACCGAGTTTTCCTTTCAAGTCGTCGACCATGCTACGAAGAGCATCCATATCTTGTCCATCGACACGTTTCGCGATCAATTGGACGTCACCGATTGTCTCGATTGCATCTGTTAAAGAAGACGCTTCGATGTTCGCAAGCTTCGCTTTGAGTGACTCTGAAGCGCGCTCTACTTCTTTGATTTCAGCTTGAAGTGCCTGAACACGTACCGGAACCTCGAGAGGTTTCGTCTTCAATAGTTTCGCTGCCGCTTCAAGCGTCTCGATTTGCAGGTTCATCACTTCGTATGCGCCAGCACCTGTGACCGCTTCGATTCGACGTGTCCCAGCGCCAATCCCTGACTCAGACAAGATTTTGAAGAGTCCGATTTCAGCCGTATTGGATACGTGGCAACCACCACAAAGTTCAACCGAGTAGTCACCTGCTGATACGACGCGAACGACATCGCCATATTTCTCACCAAAGAGTGCCATCGCTCCTTTTGCTTTCGCATCAGCGATGTTCATCTCTTCGATGTCGACACCGATCGATGCCCAGATCTTCTCGTTTACTTGACGCTCAATCGATTGAAGCTCGTCGGCTGTCACTTGACCGAAGTGAGAGAAGTCAAAACGAAGGCGATCTGGTGTCACGAGTGATCCAGCCTGGTTGACGTGCTCGCCGAGCGTGTCTTTTAGCGCGCGGTGAAGAAGATGCGTCGCCGTATGGTTTTTCACGATCGCTTGACGTGATGCTTGGTCGACCGTTGCCGTGACTGCCACTTCCGCTTTTGCCACACCTGATTCGACCGTGACCGTGTGTAAGTTTTGACCGTTCGGTGCTTTTGACACATTTTTGACACGAAGAACGAAATCTTCACCGACGATTTGTCCTTTGTCACCGATTTGACCACCGCTTTCTGCGTAGAATGGTGTCTGATCGAGCATCACTTGTGCTTCTTCCCCGGCAGCGACGACATCGACGAGTTCGCCATCGTGAATCAAGCTGACAATTTTTGCATTCGTCTCTAAATTGTTGTAGCCGAGGAACGTCGATGGCATCGTAATGTCCGCGAGCACACCTGACTGAATCTGCATCGATTCAACGTCGGTACGCGCTTGTCGTGCACGTTCACGTTGCTCATTCATCGCTTCTTTGAAGCCGTCCTCATCGACCGTCATCTGATGATCTTCTGCGTATTCGATTGTCAATTCAAGTGGGAAACCGTATGTGTCATAAAGACGGAACGCATCTTCACCGCTAATCACGTTCGACCCTGCTGCCTTTTGTGCTTTTGCAACTTCGTTCAAGATCGCGAGTCCATCGTTCAATGTTTCATGGAAACGCTCTTCCTCGTTTTTAATGACTTTTTTAATGAAATCTTTCTTCTCAGTCACTTGTGGATAGAAGTCGATCATGATGTCACCGACAACGTCGACGAGTTCATACATGAACGGACGCTCGATGCCAAGCATCTTCGCATAACGCACGGCACGACGAAGGAGGCGACGAAGTACATATCCACGTCCTTCGTTCGACGGAAGTGCCCCATCACCAATCGCGAACGATACGGTACGAATATGGTCCGCGATGACTTTGAACGCGACATCTTTGCTGCTGTCTTGGCGGTAAACGTCTCCGCTGATCTTTTCTGTTTCACGAATGATCGGCATGAAGAGATCGGTATCGAAGTTCGTCGGCACGTCTTGAAGGACGCTCACCATCCGTTCGAGTCCCATCCCCGTATCAATGTTTTTACGCGGGAGTTCCGTATAATTCCCGTGCCCATCATGGTTATATTGACTGAATACGATGTTCCAGATTTCAAGGTAACGCTCGTTCTCCCCACCAGGATACAGTTCAGGGTCGGTCGGGTCGTCTCCGAACGCTGGTCCTCGGTCGAAGAAAATCTCTGTGTTCGGACCAGACGGGCCTTCACCGATTTCCCAGAAGTTATCTTCAAGCGGGATGATGCGGTCAGCCGGCACACCGAGCTTCAACCAGATCTGTTTCGACTCTTCGTCGTCCGGGTGAATCGTGACGGACAGGCGCTCCGTGTCGAGACCGTACCATTCGTCACTCGTCAATAGCTCCCAACCCCATGTGATTGCTTCTTCACGGAAGTATTCACCGACTGAGAAGTTTCCGAGCATTTCGAAGAATGTATGGTGACGAGCGGTCTTCCCAACGTTCTCAATATCGTTCGTCCGAATCGATTTTTGAGCGTTGACGATGCGCGGGTTTGCAGGGATGACACGACCATCAAAATATTTTTTGAGTGTCGCTACGCCTGAGTTGATCCACAAAAGAGTCGGGTCTTCGACCGGAACGAGCGAAGCACTCGGCTCAACGCTGTGACCTTTTGATTTAAAGAAATCTAAGTACATTTGGCGAATCTGTGCGCCAGTCAATGATTTGAGCGGTTTCATGAACAATTCCTCCTTAAATTCTGAACGAAACGAAAAAAGCGATGCCTGCCCCTGTGGAAAGGGACGAAAGCATCGCTTCGTGGTACCACCCTCGTTCGCACGGTAACACCGTGCCTCGAAACATCCGTTAACGTGGATGAGGCGCCCAGGTTGAGTGGGAACTCCAGAATAGCTTCGGTCGGCCTGCCCCCATCTTCTCGCAGCCTAGGAAGATGTCTCTGTAGAGGTGGTGACGACGTACTCATTTCCTTCATCGTCTGTATCGTTTCAGTTGTCTATTCGTCATTATCACACGCGCTTATGAAGACGTCAAGACTTCCCACCTAAGCGCTCGACCAATTTCGTCCGTCGCACTGGTTCCTCTTCTCGCGTGGCCGCCTCGAGTGCCCGTACGTCCCCGAACAGCAGTAAACTTTTCTTCGCCCGGGTCACAGCTGTATAAATCAAGTTACGCGACGACCGGAATCCTCCGTTGAAGAAGACCGGCATGAGCACGATTGGGAACTCCGAACCTTGTGACTTATGAATCGTGATGGCGTAGGCATGAGTAAACTGATCCCATTCACTACGGTTATATTCGACTTCTGTCTGGTCGAATCGAATATAAATCTTATCGACCTTGTCAACGTTCTCTTTGGCGAAGAAGATGTTCGTGATTTCACCGATGTCTCCGTTATATACGTTTTCTTCAGCATTATTGACGAGTTGTAGCACTTTATCGCCATTTCGGTAAATGCGTGTCCCGTGTTTTACTTCACGGGCATTCGATTTAGGATTGAACACATTTTGGAGCGCCTCGTTCAACCCGTCAATCCCGCATACACCACGATACGTCGGAGCGAGTACTTGGATGTCAAACGGTGAATACCCTTTCCGAAGGGCAGCCCCTGCCATCTGACAGATCGCTTGAAGCGCCGTCTCCTGATTCGCCGTATAGAAACGACGGTCCGGGAGAGCCGCCAACAAATCGTCCGGCATTTTCTTGGCGTTCAAAGAATGCGCGAGCCGTAAAATACTCGACTCCGACGCTTGACGATGGACGACGTCAAGTCGAACGACCGGAATCCCGTCCGTCTGCATCAAATCCGCAAGTACTTGCCCCGGTCCGACAGACGGGAGCTGATCGCGGTCTCCGACGAACAAGATTTTCATGCCGTTCGGTACCGCTTTGAGCAAACTTCGGAACAAGAAGATGTCAATCATCGACGCCTCATCGACGATGAGCACTTTTCCGACAAGCGGATTCGTCTCATCCACTTGGAACGAACTTCCGTCGAACTTCAACAGACGGTGAATTGTCGAGGCCGGTAGCCCTGTCGACTCACTGAGGCGTTTCGCCGCTCGACCCGTCGGTGCGGCCAAGACGAATGGGAACGGTTGGTTCGGTACAGGCTCTAACTTCCAATCGAAGACGTCACTGAGTGCATGAATGATGCCTCGAACGACAGTCGTCTTCCCTGTACCCGGCCCTCCGGTGAGTACCATGAGCGGTGATTTAAGGGCGAGCTCAATGGCTTCTCGTTGCTGTGTCGCATATTCGATCGAGAACATCTCTTCAACACGTCCGACCGCATCAAAGATTGTCGTCATGTCCACGTCTTCTGTCGTCGACGTCGCCATGATTCGGGCCAACTCCTCTGCCGCCTTCCGTTCGGCACGGAAGACACGGGGGTGATAGACGACCCCGTCTTCGATAACGACTCGTTCCTCTTTCGCAAGTGACTCCAAAGCCGTGACGAGGGCGTCACCTGGGTCCGCTCCGATGATGCGAGGCATCTCGGCCTCGAGTTGGTCTGCGGTTACATATAGATGACCGTTCCCTTGTTCGAGTTCTAATACGTAAAGTACTGCTGCCGCGATGCGTTCAGGATGGATTCCTTGAATCCCAAAATGCGCGGCGATGGCATCGGCCGTTTTGAAGCCGATACCTTGCACATCGTACATGAGCGCGTATGGATTCTTTTCAATCGTTTCCATCGCTCGGCCTTCATATTCTTTATGAATCTTTGAGGCGAGACGTGGCGTCACGTCGAATGGGGCGAGAAATAGTA encodes:
- the greA gene encoding transcription elongation factor GreA, which codes for MAEKQHYMTLDGKAKIENELNELKTVRRKEVVENIKIARDFGDLSENAEYDAAKEEQAMVEGRIAQLEEMLRNAVIIQDDAGDNSVVSIGKTVTFFIQEDNEDETYTIVGGAEADPFTGKISNESPIAKALLGRTIGDVVTVQTPGGDMVVEIKEIK
- the udk gene encoding uridine kinase, whose amino-acid sequence is MQHKPVIIGVAGGTGSGKTTVARALVDAFQGQSVVMIEQDAYYKDQSEMTMEERYKTNYDHPFAFDNDLLIEHIQQLQQHQAVEKPVYDYAAHTRSDETILIEPVDVVIVEGILALEDARLRDLMDIKVFVDTDADVRILRRMQRDINERGRSIDSVVAQYTNVVRPMHLQFCEPTKRYADIIVPEGGENFVAIDLLVTKIRWVLTERNRA
- a CDS encoding O-methyltransferase; translation: MDHASYEGYVEKLINDRSPLLTEMEAFARVHHVPIMDLTGSEVLLSLLAMQRPARILEVGTAIGYSAIRMAELLPDAEIVTIERNARRFEEATGFIKRSDVRDRITLIHGDAVELIGSVEGEFDAVFIDAAKGQYQKFFDGYGALVPIGGTIYSDNLFLRGDVLLEDVSVLDRRRRRLVRLVKQFTEQLMARTDYHTAILPLGDGLAISRKLR
- the mltG gene encoding endolytic transglycosylase MltG; the encoded protein is MNHPSMSDEKRARNRIVRRITVVILAIFLLVIATGSALAYVFVKRSVEPIDPTSTETVEVEVPLGAGSGYIGELLEENGLVRSSTIFRFYTRFKNESSFQAGTYTLSPSQSIDELIETLQTGKVIVVPDIKLVIPEGFTIDQVIARLAKVAEIPKEEISEQLSDREYIQSLVNEHEMLTEEVLQDGIYHPLEGYLFPATYEFNKGVTLNEIIDEMLLPTESMYQEYKGRLADSGRTFHETLSLASVVEKEAVSTEDRKEIAGVFENRLSDGMRLQSDPTVWYGTGETSIFTSFADLENDSLYNTYRYEGIPVGPIAAVSRDAFEAVLNPNDTENIYFYARPPREGFPNGEVLFEVNYEDHQQNVNKYRSEWEAFEEANSN
- a CDS encoding DUF1292 domain-containing protein, producing the protein MAEIRREEEMYRIPDENGDEHLFAEIFRMTSDRTKKTFVVLEPVGAPETEDEDTIEVYAFEIEELEDGEFILKLVEDDEDFDEVMEAFDIVSDEVGLD
- the ruvX gene encoding Holliday junction resolvase RuvX — its product is MKRVMGLDVGSKTIGVAVSDLMGWTAQGVETVYWTEPDFEEAVRLLRPIIEQYDVKEVVVGHPKNMNGTIGPRGEASEAFAEALTEQTGLPSVLVDERLTTMQAERMLISADVSRKKRKAVIDKMAAVMILQNYLDRSGN
- a CDS encoding IreB family regulatory phosphoprotein, translating into MSQMDRTMQFNFPEDDQRANTRETLITVYQALEEKGYQPINQIVGYLLSGDPAYIPRHNDARNLIRKIERDELLEELVKSYLNDRREG
- the alaS gene encoding alanine--tRNA ligase, with product MKPLKSLTGAQIRQMYLDFFKSKGHSVEPSASLVPVEDPTLLWINSGVATLKKYFDGRVIPANPRIVNAQKSIRTNDIENVGKTARHHTFFEMLGNFSVGEYFREEAITWGWELLTSDEWYGLDTERLSVTIHPDDEESKQIWLKLGVPADRIIPLEDNFWEIGEGPSGPNTEIFFDRGPAFGDDPTDPELYPGGENERYLEIWNIVFSQYNHDGHGNYTELPRKNIDTGMGLERMVSVLQDVPTNFDTDLFMPIIRETEKISGDVYRQDSSKDVAFKVIADHIRTVSFAIGDGALPSNEGRGYVLRRLLRRAVRYAKMLGIERPFMYELVDVVGDIMIDFYPQVTEKKDFIKKVIKNEEERFHETLNDGLAILNEVAKAQKAAGSNVISGEDAFRLYDTYGFPLELTIEYAEDHQMTVDEDGFKEAMNEQRERARQARTDVESMQIQSGVLADITMPSTFLGYNNLETNAKIVSLIHDGELVDVVAAGEEAQVMLDQTPFYAESGGQIGDKGQIVGEDFVLRVKNVSKAPNGQNLHTVTVESGVAKAEVAVTATVDQASRQAIVKNHTATHLLHRALKDTLGEHVNQAGSLVTPDRLRFDFSHFGQVTADELQSIERQVNEKIWASIGVDIEEMNIADAKAKGAMALFGEKYGDVVRVVSAGDYSVELCGGCHVSNTAEIGLFKILSESGIGAGTRRIEAVTGAGAYEVMNLQIETLEAAAKLLKTKPLEVPVRVQALQAEIKEVERASESLKAKLANIEASSLTDAIETIGDVQLIAKRVDGQDMDALRSMVDDLKGKLGSAVIILGSANGDKVNLVAGVTKDLNDRGFHAGKLIKEVATRCGGGGGGRPDMAQAGGRDVTKLDEALKFASHYVQSLA
- the recD2 gene encoding SF1B family DNA helicase RecD2, which produces MAAPYELTGKVIRVLFQSEEEAHTIALVRIKEKNFETDETEMVIAGVGVGIEKGETYKAHGRLVEHPKFGKQMKADWIRRVVPMTKRAAVRFLTNGSFPGIGQKTAQKIADALGDDCIDQIVKHPSLLSEVDGLKEKQARVITERLNVLYGVDQLLLFLAPFDVTPRLASKIHKEYEGRAMETIEKNPYALMYDVQGIGFKTADAIAAHFGIQGIHPERIAAAVLYVLELEQGNGHLYVTADQLEAEMPRIIGADPGDALVTALESLAKEERVVIEDGVVYHPRVFRAERKAAEELARIMATSTTEDVDMTTIFDAVGRVEEMFSIEYATQQREAIELALKSPLMVLTGGPGTGKTTVVRGIIHALSDVFDWKLEPVPNQPFPFVLAAPTGRAAKRLSESTGLPASTIHRLLKFDGSSFQVDETNPLVGKVLIVDEASMIDIFLFRSLLKAVPNGMKILFVGDRDQLPSVGPGQVLADLMQTDGIPVVRLDVVHRQASESSILRLAHSLNAKKMPDDLLAALPDRRFYTANQETALQAICQMAGAALRKGYSPFDIQVLAPTYRGVCGIDGLNEALQNVFNPKSNAREVKHGTRIYRNGDKVLQLVNNAEENVYNGDIGEITNIFFAKENVDKVDKIYIRFDQTEVEYNRSEWDQFTHAYAITIHKSQGSEFPIVLMPVFFNGGFRSSRNLIYTAVTRAKKSLLLFGDVRALEAATREEEPVRRTKLVERLGGKS